A part of Ammospiza caudacuta isolate bAmmCau1 chromosome 7, bAmmCau1.pri, whole genome shotgun sequence genomic DNA contains:
- the LOC131559796 gene encoding BEN domain-containing protein 5-like isoform X1, producing the protein MYAFVRFLEDNVCYALPVSRVRDFSPTSQQDFDNQKVYTVYRNPEEAADEDDESPGEWGDRLLLHKAQILALAEDKTDLENSVMQKKIKIPKLSLNHIEEAGEVTDYGEEDVELRHSKRQDGRKQSEGTHKSIEAVVARLEKQNGMSLSNTSSPEEAFMEATEGMNNMDDAVVPRILYEELLRSYQQQQEEMRHIQQELERTRRQLVQQAKKLKEYGALVSEMKELRDLNRRLQDVLLLRLGSGPAIEVEKVKPESIEPEPEVQKTFSEEANTSTYYPAPVPVMDKYILENGKVHLGSGIWVDEEKWHQLQVTQGDSKYTKNLAVMIWGTDVLKNRSVTGVATKKKKDAVPKPPLSPHKLSIVRECLYDRIAQETVDETEIAQRLSKVNKYICEKIMDINKSCKNEERREIAKYNLQ; encoded by the exons ATGTACGCGTTCGTGCGGTTCCTGGAGGACAACGTGTGCTACGCGCTGCCCGTGTCCCGCGTGCGGGACTTCAGCCCCACCTCCCAGCAGGACTTCGACAACCAGAAGGTCTACACCGTGTACCGCAACCCCGAGGAGGCGGCGGACGAGGACGACGAGAGCCCCGGCGAGTGGGGCGAccggctgctgctgcacaaggCCCAGATCCTGGCGCTGGCAG AGGACAAAACTGACCTTGAGAACAGTGTgatgcagaagaaaattaaaatccccAAACTCTCTCTCAATCACATAGAAGAAGCTGGGGAAGTTACAGATTATGGGGAAGAAGATGTGGAGCTTAGACACAGTAAG AGACAAGATGGGAGGAAACAAAGTGAAGGTACACACAAAAGCATTGAAGCAGTTGTTGCTCGCCTTGAGAAACAGAACGGGATGAGTCTCAGTAATACTTCCAGCCCTGAGGAGGCTTTTATGGAGGCTACAGAAGGCATGAACAATATGGACGATGCTGTAGTTCCTCGGATTCTCTATGAGGAATTGCTGAGGAGTTACCAGCAGCAACAGGAAGAGATGAGACACATTCAACAGGAGCTTGAGAGAACGCGGAGACAGCTTGTGCAACAGGCAAAGAAGCTCAAGGAGTATGGGGCACTCGTGTCAGAAATGAAAGAGCTCAGAGACTTGAacaggaggctccaggatgtACTGCTCCTAAGACTAGGTAGTG GACCTGCCATTGAGGTTGAAAAAGTAAAACCTGAATCAATTGAGCCCGAACCTGAGGTACAGAAGACCTTCAGTGAGGAAGCAAATACATCAACGTACTACCCTGCCCCTGTTCCAGTAATGGACAAGTATATTCTCGAGAATGGAAAg GTCCATCTTGGCAGTGGAATTTGGGTAGATGAGGAGAAATGGCACCAGCTGCAAGTAACACAAGGAGATTCAAAGTATACAAAAAATCTAGCGGTTATGATTTGGGGAACAGATGTTCTCAAGAACAGAAGTGTCACAGGAGTtgcaaccaaaaaaaagaaagatgccGTTCCCAAGCCACCTCTCTCACCTCACAAATTAAGCATTGTCAGAG aatgTTTGTATGATAGAATAGCACAAGAAACTGTGGATGAAACTGAAATTGCACAGAGACTCTCCAAAGTCAACAAGTACATCTGTGAAAAAATCATGGATATCAATAAATCATgtaaaaatgaagaaaggaGGGAAATTGCAAAGTACAATTTGCAataa